GACGCCACAGATGCCACAGACTATCGACATATCAAACCCAAACGACCTAACGGAAACATGTAACAAACATAAGAGTAAAGTTATAGAGTATTTCTGTCGGCAGCATAAGACCTTAGGATGCAGCCCATGCATGACCACCAAACACAGATCTTGCGAAATAGATTACATTCCAGATGTTTCTGCCAGCTATCTGTCCAGTCCTGAATACCAGAGTCTTCTACAGTGTTTAGAATCTTTACATGgacatttgaagaaaatgacaGAATCCGCACAAGAAAACAAAACTCTAATACAAGAAAATCACGAAAAAGTCAGGGAAGATATTCAAAGGTTTAGACAAGAGATCAACATCACATTAGACAATTGGGAAGCTTTGGTCAGCGAAGAagctgaaaacattttttcacaagAGAACAAGAATGCAGATTTAGTATTGAACCAATGCCGGGAGATGACACAGAAGATTGAAAGGAAGCAATACAGTCTTAACAAGTTACAGTCAGAAAATAAACACAACATGTTATACATACATGGCAAAAGAAATGAAGAGTCAAAAGACGCAGACATGAGTGAAGAGCTGACACTGCAGGAAGAAATTCATGTAAACAGTTACACATTTCAACCAAATTTGGCACTCCAGAATCTGCTACAGACTGAGACAAACATCGGAAAGCTCTCCAACAATAAGAAAGAAGTAGCACAATGTGAACAGAGTAAAGGCAACGGAGCTAAACTGTCTGAGAACCTAGTATTACATGATCTTACATTTGAGGGCATTTCCGCCGAACTATCGTGTCAAATTGATGTAAAAACACCTAGTGACAAATATGGCTGTCGTTTAACAGGTATTGATACGATTGGGGAAGACAACATTGTTGTTGCCGATTATTCtaataaaaacatcaaaattattgATGTTAAGCAGAAAAAAGTTTTGTCTGTTCTTAACCTGTCATCTGAACCATGGGATGTGGCGTTGCTACCAGGTGCTCAGTTTGCAGTTACTCTTCCTAACGAAAAACTGATTCAAATTGTATCATTTATCAATGGGCTTTGTAATGTCAGACAACTTGCAGCCGATAAAAGCTGCTATGGAATAGCTTTTAGTGACGGATTACTTACAGTTGGGATGAAAGAAGGAAGAGTACAATTGATAAACCTAAAAGGGACAGTTTTGAAATCATATGAATCTGGTAGATCAAATGTTGTTCATTACGTAGAAGCAAGTAAAAGCAATGGATGCATATATGCATCAGATGGTAGCAGtataatttgtttcaaaaatatggGAGAAGTGGTAGACCAGTATACACTTTCTAGCCTGGTGAATGCAGGTGGATTTGCTGTGTTGGATGATGGTTCGCTAGTGGTATGTGCCAGTGACAAATGCAGCATTCAACTTATTTCAGCAGATTTGGAACATAGCCGGAAGATACTGCAAGGAAAGGGTGAATTTCCTGCTCCGTACTCTCTTGGATTAGAGCGTGAGGGGAGGAAACTCTACACAGGCAGTGGTATTGGTACTAGCTGCAGCATTATAAACGTGTACACActaaaataagatattaaaaagTTGTAGGGGACATGTAGTGTTTAGTATACTTTCTAAACAGACTTGAAAAATAAGCAAGACGATTCTGCCTGGAAAGTGAACTGTATACATGCAATGGCATTGATACTAGGTCTTACCTTATAGATATGTACGCACTAAAAGTACTGTTATAGCAGTATGTGACatatgaaagttgcgattttcaTGTTTTCAACATCTTCAGAAGTAGCAGGAAGTATAACTAGTATAAACGTCAAACATACTTATCATCCTGCTCATCAACATATTATATTCCTATTTTGACACCTTGTGGTTTAGTCATGTCACGTGTACTCATATTTTGTGAATACATTGAGAATAATTATGTGTATGATTATATcacaatttgatattttgtctgtatttgtttGCTACTCTTTTGattgtatataaatttatatcGAAAAATATTTCATCCCACAGACTGACATTTAATCAGTGTAATTTTATTGGCTACATTTAAGCATGATGGTTTATAACATAACTTTGATTGTTTTACTTCATAGCGGTATCGATGGCAAGATGATTAAATAGTACAGAACATCTGAAAGC
The genomic region above belongs to Mercenaria mercenaria strain notata chromosome 12, MADL_Memer_1, whole genome shotgun sequence and contains:
- the LOC123534633 gene encoding uncharacterized protein LOC123534633 — protein: MEVSGTKEKETDLDLTSSQRSSGDGDKLYCLPCEQDGSRVPAYGYCQDCFEHLCEICFKSHKKPAPCRNHILLDKTQMPQTPQMPQTIDISNPNDLTETCNKHKSKVIEYFCRQHKTLGCSPCMTTKHRSCEIDYIPDVSASYLSSPEYQSLLQCLESLHGHLKKMTESAQENKTLIQENHEKVREDIQRFRQEINITLDNWEALVSEEAENIFSQENKNADLVLNQCREMTQKIERKQYSLNKLQSENKHNMLYIHGKRNEESKDADMSEELTLQEEIHVNSYTFQPNLALQNLLQTETNIGKLSNNKKEVAQCEQSKGNGAKLSENLVLHDLTFEGISAELSCQIDVKTPSDKYGCRLTGIDTIGEDNIVVADYSNKNIKIIDVKQKKVLSVLNLSSEPWDVALLPGAQFAVTLPNEKLIQIVSFINGLCNVRQLAADKSCYGIAFSDGLLTVGMKEGRVQLINLKGTVLKSYESGRSNVVHYVEASKSNGCIYASDGSSIICFKNMGEVVDQYTLSSLVNAGGFAVLDDGSLVVCASDKCSIQLISADLEHSRKILQGKGEFPAPYSLGLEREGRKLYTGSGIGTSCSIINVYTLK